From Streptomyces sp. NBC_00683, one genomic window encodes:
- a CDS encoding MarR family winged helix-turn-helix transcriptional regulator has protein sequence MDSADDAREGSGTGASGVAELQALAMQLRRMNGEINRLVHAFAHTQGLHATDVQALAAILDADVPMTPGRLRDHLGLTSGAVTACLDRLERVGHIRRSRDSADRRVVHLHYEPTAKAAARSFFMPLAEAASGARSSSDPEELAATLRFLARMNAELARMQAPQR, from the coding sequence GTGGACAGTGCAGACGACGCTCGCGAGGGATCAGGCACGGGAGCGTCGGGGGTCGCGGAGCTCCAGGCCCTCGCGATGCAGCTGCGTCGCATGAACGGCGAGATCAACCGTCTGGTGCACGCCTTCGCGCACACCCAGGGCCTGCACGCCACGGATGTCCAGGCGCTCGCGGCGATCCTGGACGCCGATGTTCCGATGACTCCCGGCCGGTTGCGTGATCATCTCGGTCTGACCTCCGGTGCGGTGACGGCGTGTCTGGACCGTCTGGAGCGCGTCGGCCACATCCGTCGCTCGCGGGACAGCGCCGACCGGCGCGTCGTGCATCTGCACTACGAGCCCACGGCCAAGGCGGCCGCTCGCTCGTTCTTCATGCCCCTCGCCGAAGCCGCGTCAGGGGCCCGCAGTTCCTCCGATCCGGAAGAACTGGCGGCCACGCTCCGCTTCCTCGCCCGCATGAACGCGGAACTCGCCCGTATGCAGGCCCCCCAGCGCTGA
- the aroQ gene encoding gamma subclass chorismate mutase AroQ produces MRPTAYARRLLFVGAVAAAVCAGPASTAPAAGARHGGDTFARLRPLADLSARRLVTAELVAAAKWGTGSPVDDPVREKQVLDTAARQAREAGADSGATVRILRDQIEANKLVQRALHRSWDANPAGAPTDRPDLTEVREEINRVNAGLVHAIAASVAARAAPSCVGTLRAAQTLVQRDRHFDRLRTTALTRALRSVCSRPFAGPA; encoded by the coding sequence ATGCGACCGACCGCGTACGCAAGGCGCCTACTGTTCGTGGGGGCGGTCGCGGCCGCCGTCTGCGCCGGCCCGGCCTCCACAGCCCCCGCAGCCGGCGCGCGCCACGGCGGGGACACCTTCGCCCGGCTCCGCCCGCTCGCCGACCTCTCGGCCCGGCGTCTCGTCACGGCCGAGCTCGTCGCCGCCGCCAAATGGGGGACGGGCAGCCCTGTCGACGACCCGGTCCGCGAGAAGCAGGTCCTCGACACGGCGGCGCGGCAGGCCCGTGAAGCGGGAGCCGATTCCGGTGCGACGGTACGGATCCTCCGGGACCAGATCGAGGCGAACAAGCTCGTACAGCGCGCTCTGCACCGCAGTTGGGACGCGAACCCCGCCGGCGCACCGACGGACCGCCCCGACCTCACAGAAGTGCGCGAGGAGATCAACCGCGTCAATGCCGGCCTGGTCCACGCGATCGCCGCCTCCGTGGCAGCACGCGCGGCCCCTTCCTGCGTCGGCACACTCAGGGCTGCCCAGACACTCGTACAGCGCGACCGGCACTTCGACCGCCTCCGCACGACGGCACTGACGCGCGCACTGCGCTCCGTCTGCTCGCGGCCGTTCGCCGGCCCGGCCTGA
- a CDS encoding SDR family oxidoreductase: MESRDDNGLRCLVTGATGYIGGRLVPELLDAGHTVRCLARSPEKLRDYPWAGEVEVSKGDVTDAESVAAAMRGIEVAYYLVHALSSGAGFEETDRKAARIFGEQARAAGIRRIVYLGGLTPADVPEQELSPHLRSRAEVGRILLDSGVPTAALRAAVIIGAGSASFEMLRYLTERLPVMVTPSWVSTRIQPIGVRDVLRYLVGSARMPAEVNRTFDICGPDVMTYRAMMEKYAEVAGLPHRLILPVPMLTPRLSSHWIGLVTPVPASIARPLAESLRYEVVCHEHDIADHVPDGAGQPFSFDTALGLALQRVREARVTTRWSSASTPGIPSDPLPTDPDWAGGSLYTDVREHDVDASPEALWRVVEGIGGDNGWYSFPLAWAVRGWLDRLTGGVGLRRGRRDAQRLRVGDSLDFWRVEEIEPGRLLRLRAEMRLPGLAWLEMYVEEGEGGRSHYRQRAIFHPSGLLGHAYWWSVSPFHAIVFGGMSRNIARAAGKDGGPR; encoded by the coding sequence ATGGAGAGCAGGGACGACAACGGACTGCGGTGCCTGGTGACCGGCGCGACAGGGTACATCGGGGGCCGCCTCGTGCCCGAGCTCCTGGACGCGGGCCACACGGTCCGCTGTCTGGCACGGAGCCCGGAGAAGCTGCGGGACTATCCGTGGGCGGGCGAGGTCGAGGTCTCCAAGGGCGATGTGACCGACGCGGAGTCCGTCGCGGCCGCCATGCGGGGCATCGAGGTCGCCTACTACCTGGTGCACGCCCTGAGCAGCGGGGCGGGGTTCGAGGAGACGGACCGGAAGGCCGCCCGGATCTTCGGCGAGCAGGCGCGCGCCGCGGGCATCCGGCGCATCGTGTACCTGGGCGGGCTCACTCCGGCCGACGTCCCCGAGCAGGAGCTGTCGCCGCATCTGCGCTCGCGTGCCGAGGTCGGCCGCATCCTGCTCGACTCCGGTGTGCCGACGGCCGCGCTGCGTGCCGCTGTCATCATCGGCGCCGGTTCCGCCTCCTTCGAGATGCTGCGCTATCTCACCGAGCGACTGCCCGTGATGGTCACACCGAGCTGGGTGTCGACACGGATCCAGCCGATCGGGGTCCGGGACGTGCTGCGCTATCTCGTCGGCAGCGCGCGCATGCCGGCCGAGGTGAACCGCACCTTCGACATCTGCGGGCCCGACGTGATGACGTACCGGGCAATGATGGAGAAGTACGCCGAGGTGGCCGGACTGCCGCACCGGCTGATCCTCCCCGTCCCGATGCTGACGCCGAGACTGTCCAGCCACTGGATCGGGCTCGTCACCCCGGTCCCCGCCTCCATCGCCCGCCCGCTCGCGGAGTCCCTGCGGTACGAGGTCGTGTGCCACGAGCACGACATCGCCGACCATGTGCCGGACGGCGCCGGGCAGCCCTTCTCCTTCGACACGGCTCTCGGCCTCGCCCTGCAGAGGGTTCGCGAGGCCAGGGTGACGACCCGGTGGTCGTCCGCGTCCACCCCCGGCATCCCCAGCGACCCGCTGCCCACCGACCCCGACTGGGCGGGCGGCAGTCTGTACACGGATGTGCGGGAGCACGATGTGGACGCCTCGCCCGAGGCGCTGTGGCGGGTCGTCGAGGGAATCGGCGGTGACAACGGCTGGTACTCCTTCCCCCTGGCCTGGGCGGTGCGGGGCTGGCTGGACCGGCTGACGGGCGGTGTGGGACTGCGCCGGGGCCGGCGGGATGCGCAACGGCTCCGCGTCGGGGACTCGCTGGACTTCTGGCGGGTGGAGGAGATCGAGCCCGGCCGCCTCCTCCGGCTGCGCGCCGAGATGCGGCTGCCCGGTCTGGCCTGGCTGGAGATGTACGTCGAGGAGGGCGAGGGCGGCCGGTCCCACTACCGGCAGCGGGCCATCTTCCACCCGTCCGGACTGCTGGGACACGCGTACTGGTGGAGCGTGTCGCCGTTCCACGCGATCGTGTTCGGCGGGATGTCGCGCAACATCGCGCGGGCGGCGGGCAAGGACGGCGGTCCGCGATGA
- a CDS encoding APC family permease: MSHSSPTGPDPTGPGATSTPPPGTRADGTHDDDSIHELGYKPELKRTLGNFHTFAAGISYISILTGTFQLFYFGVNFGGPAYWWSWPMVFAGQLMVALCFCELAARYPVAGSIYNWAKSMGGPHIGWLGGWMMMTATMVTLSAVALAYQITLPAIDSGFQFVGDGTGKNDAAANAVLLGTVLILFSTLVNAFGVQLMARINSAGVFIELIAAVGLIIFLAAHITRGPSTALTDTYGLGEGQTLGYFGAFLTASLASAYVMYGFDTASSLGEESHNPTRNAPRAILRALVASFIIGGLILLFALLSVPDLAAKELSTGGLQYVVLEVLGSTIGEIFLWCVVIAITVCVLAVQAAGIRLMFAMARDNNLPAGSVLARVSPRFQTPVVPAVVIGVVGVIILVINVNQPQIFSVITSIAIIMIYLAYLMVTTPMLIRRLRGTWKPVEGSFSLGRFGLPINIIAVLWGAAMSLNLAWPRAEVYNATGAQHWYLRWGAFLFIGVVALGGFAYYWFVQRHKTGVLEAHRTEVPDPTPPAPPRG, from the coding sequence GTGAGTCATTCCAGTCCGACAGGCCCCGACCCGACAGGTCCCGGCGCGACCAGCACGCCGCCCCCCGGCACCAGGGCGGACGGCACCCACGACGACGATTCGATCCACGAGCTCGGCTACAAGCCCGAACTCAAGCGAACCCTGGGCAACTTCCACACCTTCGCCGCGGGGATCAGCTACATCTCGATCCTGACCGGCACCTTCCAGCTGTTCTACTTCGGCGTGAACTTCGGCGGCCCGGCCTACTGGTGGTCCTGGCCCATGGTCTTCGCCGGCCAGCTGATGGTCGCCCTGTGCTTCTGCGAGCTCGCCGCCCGCTACCCGGTGGCCGGCTCGATCTACAACTGGGCCAAGAGCATGGGCGGCCCGCACATCGGCTGGCTCGGCGGCTGGATGATGATGACCGCCACCATGGTCACGCTCTCGGCCGTGGCGCTCGCCTACCAGATCACGCTCCCGGCGATCGACAGCGGGTTCCAGTTCGTGGGCGACGGCACCGGCAAGAACGACGCGGCGGCCAACGCCGTTCTCCTCGGCACGGTCCTGATCCTCTTCTCGACCCTGGTCAACGCCTTCGGCGTCCAGCTCATGGCCCGGATCAACTCGGCGGGCGTGTTCATCGAGCTGATCGCCGCGGTCGGCCTGATCATCTTTCTGGCGGCGCACATCACCCGGGGTCCCAGCACCGCCCTGACGGACACATACGGGCTCGGCGAGGGACAGACCCTCGGCTACTTCGGCGCCTTCCTCACCGCCTCGCTCGCGTCCGCGTACGTCATGTACGGATTCGACACGGCGTCGTCGCTCGGCGAGGAGTCCCACAACCCGACCCGCAACGCGCCCCGCGCCATCCTGCGCGCGCTCGTCGCGTCATTCATCATCGGCGGTCTGATCCTGCTCTTCGCGCTGCTGTCGGTGCCGGACCTGGCCGCGAAGGAGCTGTCGACGGGCGGCCTGCAGTACGTGGTGCTGGAGGTTCTCGGTTCGACCATCGGCGAGATCTTCCTGTGGTGCGTGGTCATCGCGATCACCGTCTGCGTGCTGGCCGTGCAGGCCGCGGGCATCCGGCTGATGTTCGCCATGGCACGCGACAACAACCTTCCCGCGGGCTCGGTCCTCGCCCGGGTCAGCCCCCGCTTCCAGACCCCGGTGGTGCCTGCCGTCGTCATCGGCGTGGTGGGTGTCATCATCCTGGTGATCAACGTCAACCAGCCGCAGATCTTCTCGGTGATCACGAGCATCGCGATCATCATGATCTATCTGGCCTATCTGATGGTCACGACCCCCATGCTGATCCGCCGGCTGCGGGGCACCTGGAAGCCCGTCGAGGGCAGCTTCTCGCTCGGCAGGTTCGGGTTGCCCATCAACATCATCGCCGTGCTGTGGGGAGCGGCCATGTCGCTCAACCTCGCCTGGCCGCGCGCCGAGGTCTACAACGCGACGGGGGCGCAGCACTGGTATCTGCGCTGGGGCGCGTTCCTCTTCATCGGCGTCGTCGCGCTCGGCGGCTTCGCCTACTACTGGTTCGTGCAGCGGCACAAGACGGGCGTACTCGAGGCCCACCGCACCGAGGTGCCCGACCCGACTCCGCCCGCGCCACCGCGCGGCTAG
- a CDS encoding aldehyde dehydrogenase family protein — protein MPDLFIGGRWSAAIEGGTREIRCPADGAPVATVDEAGPQDAAAAVAAAREAFDRGPWPSTPAADRGRLLLRVADLVERDKDAFARAETLDTGKRLVESEYDMDDIANCFRYFGNLAASGGTDRVVDTGDRGIDSRVVHEPVGVCSLITPWNYPLLQTAWKVAPALAAGNTFVLKPSELTPHTAILLMKALTEAGLPPGVANLVLGAGATAGAPLSEDSRVDMVSFTGGLVTGRLIMAAAAPTVKKIALELGGKNPNIVFADAEFDTAVDYALMAVFLHAGQVCSAGARLLVQDELHDTFVDELVRRARAIRLGGPFDEDARSGPLISAAHRDKVEAYVAAGLAEGAVLRCGGARPDDPSLQSGFYYLPTVLDECTPDMTVVREESFGPVLTVERFRDEGEAVALANDTVYGLAGAVWTQDGERAHRVAAGLRAGTVWINDFHPYVPQAEWGGMKQSGVGRELGPAGLAEYQEAKHIWRNTAARPQRWFE, from the coding sequence ATGCCCGATCTGTTCATCGGCGGCCGATGGAGCGCCGCGATCGAGGGCGGAACACGTGAGATCCGCTGCCCTGCCGACGGAGCCCCGGTCGCCACCGTCGACGAGGCGGGTCCGCAGGACGCCGCCGCGGCAGTGGCCGCGGCGCGTGAGGCGTTCGACCGGGGGCCGTGGCCGAGTACGCCCGCCGCCGATCGCGGCCGACTGCTGCTTCGCGTCGCCGACCTGGTGGAACGGGACAAGGACGCGTTCGCCAGAGCCGAGACCCTGGACACGGGGAAGCGGCTCGTGGAGAGCGAGTACGACATGGACGACATCGCGAACTGTTTCCGCTACTTCGGGAACCTGGCCGCATCCGGCGGCACCGACCGCGTCGTCGACACGGGTGACCGGGGGATCGACAGCAGAGTGGTCCACGAACCGGTGGGCGTCTGCTCGCTGATCACGCCGTGGAACTACCCGCTGCTGCAGACGGCCTGGAAGGTGGCCCCCGCGCTCGCCGCGGGCAACACCTTCGTACTCAAGCCCAGTGAACTGACCCCGCACACCGCGATCCTCCTGATGAAGGCGCTCACCGAGGCCGGACTGCCGCCCGGTGTCGCGAACCTGGTGCTCGGCGCCGGAGCCACCGCGGGCGCGCCGCTGAGCGAGGACTCGCGTGTGGACATGGTCTCCTTCACCGGCGGCCTGGTCACCGGCCGGCTCATCATGGCGGCGGCCGCACCCACCGTGAAGAAGATCGCGCTCGAACTGGGCGGCAAGAACCCCAACATCGTGTTCGCCGACGCCGAGTTCGACACCGCGGTCGACTACGCGCTGATGGCGGTGTTCCTGCACGCCGGGCAGGTCTGCTCGGCCGGTGCGCGGCTGCTCGTCCAGGACGAGTTGCACGACACGTTCGTCGACGAGCTGGTACGGCGCGCCAGGGCCATCCGGCTCGGCGGGCCGTTCGACGAGGACGCCCGCAGCGGGCCGCTGATCTCGGCCGCGCATCGCGACAAGGTCGAGGCGTACGTGGCCGCGGGGCTGGCGGAGGGCGCCGTACTGCGCTGCGGCGGCGCCCGCCCGGACGACCCGTCGCTGCAGAGCGGCTTCTACTACCTGCCGACCGTGCTCGACGAGTGCACCCCGGACATGACGGTCGTACGGGAGGAGTCGTTCGGCCCGGTCCTGACCGTGGAGCGGTTCCGGGACGAGGGCGAGGCCGTCGCCCTGGCGAACGACACCGTCTACGGACTGGCCGGGGCCGTCTGGACGCAGGACGGCGAGCGCGCCCACCGGGTGGCCGCGGGCCTGCGCGCGGGGACCGTGTGGATCAACGACTTCCATCCGTACGTACCGCAGGCCGAGTGGGGCGGAATGAAGCAGTCCGGCGTCGGCCGTGAGCTGGGCCCCGCCGGTCTCGCGGAGTACCAGGAGGCCAAGCACATCTGGCGCAACACCGCAGCCCGGCCGCAGAGGTGGTTCGAGTGA
- a CDS encoding MMPL family transporter, producing MPIASRPVRWLIPVFLVVVWLAVGGAFGSYAGKLGEVATNDQASFLPQSAESTRVVEEQKAFSRQETVPAIVVWTSDKDGADLGPKQRQAATAALDSLNGGPGVAGEVTPALPSADGQALEGIVQLESGLGDELPDAVEQIQKAADGVPGTRAQVAGPAASQADLSEAFAGIDGLLLGVALVTVLVILLLVYRSVLLPLVIIVGAVFSLGVACAIVYVLADHDLVRVDGQVQGILSILVIGAATDYALLLTARFREELGRHSDRWTAMRAALRESAGPIVASAATVALGLLALLLSDLTNNRALGPVGAIGIVCAVLSTLTFLPAVLVLLGRTAYWPARPKKGEAESGSAGIWTRIAALVDRAPRKVWGVTLVVLLACAAFMPTLNSKGVPLEEIFVNDAPSVAAQQTLSKHFPGGSGNPAVVIADAGRAAEVTEAADQVAGVADVSVVTVSGRPGVGAPLVVDGRVRINATLKSAADSDAAKETVTRLRDAVHAVPGADALVGGYTAQQYDTQKTAEQDRALIVPVVLVIILVILIGLLRSLLMPLLLVATVALNFLATLGISSLVFQHVFGFSGTDSSVPLYGFVFLVALGVDYNIFLMSRVREESLIHGTRQGVLRGLTTTGGVITSAGVVLAATFAALGVIPLAFLVQIAFIVAFGVLLDTLVVRSLLVPALVRDIGRVAWWPGALSREPEATADRSAP from the coding sequence ATGCCCATCGCATCGAGGCCGGTTCGCTGGCTGATCCCCGTATTCCTCGTCGTCGTCTGGCTCGCCGTCGGCGGCGCGTTCGGCTCGTACGCCGGGAAACTCGGCGAGGTGGCCACGAACGACCAGGCCTCGTTCCTCCCGCAGAGCGCCGAGTCCACCCGGGTCGTCGAGGAGCAGAAGGCGTTCAGCCGGCAGGAGACCGTCCCGGCCATCGTCGTCTGGACGTCGGACAAGGACGGCGCGGACCTCGGCCCGAAGCAGCGGCAGGCGGCAACGGCCGCCCTGGACTCGCTCAACGGCGGGCCGGGGGTGGCGGGTGAGGTGACCCCGGCCCTGCCGTCGGCGGACGGCCAGGCGCTCGAAGGCATCGTCCAGCTGGAATCCGGCCTGGGGGACGAGCTCCCCGACGCGGTCGAGCAGATCCAGAAGGCGGCCGACGGGGTACCCGGAACCCGTGCGCAGGTCGCCGGCCCCGCGGCCAGCCAGGCAGACCTCTCCGAAGCCTTCGCCGGAATCGACGGACTGCTGCTCGGTGTCGCCCTCGTGACCGTGCTGGTCATCCTGCTGCTCGTCTACCGGAGCGTCCTGCTGCCGCTGGTCATCATCGTCGGAGCCGTCTTCTCGCTCGGTGTGGCCTGCGCGATCGTGTACGTACTCGCGGACCACGACCTCGTACGGGTCGACGGCCAGGTCCAGGGAATCCTGTCGATCCTCGTCATCGGCGCCGCCACCGACTACGCCCTCCTCCTCACCGCACGGTTCCGGGAGGAACTGGGCCGCCACTCCGACCGGTGGACCGCGATGCGTGCCGCACTGCGTGAGTCCGCCGGACCGATCGTCGCCAGTGCCGCCACCGTGGCCCTGGGGCTGCTCGCCCTCCTGCTCAGCGACCTGACCAACAACCGCGCGCTCGGGCCGGTGGGCGCCATCGGCATCGTGTGCGCCGTACTGAGCACGCTCACCTTCCTGCCGGCCGTACTGGTGCTGCTCGGCAGGACCGCGTACTGGCCCGCCCGGCCGAAGAAGGGCGAAGCCGAATCGGGTTCGGCGGGAATCTGGACGCGGATCGCGGCCCTGGTCGACCGGGCCCCGCGCAAGGTGTGGGGCGTCACCCTGGTCGTCCTTCTCGCCTGCGCCGCTTTCATGCCGACCCTCAACTCGAAGGGGGTGCCCCTCGAGGAGATCTTCGTCAACGACGCACCTTCCGTCGCCGCCCAGCAGACCCTGAGCAAGCACTTCCCCGGCGGATCCGGCAATCCCGCCGTGGTGATCGCGGATGCCGGCCGGGCGGCGGAGGTGACCGAGGCCGCCGATCAGGTCGCCGGTGTCGCGGACGTCTCCGTGGTGACCGTCTCCGGGCGGCCGGGAGTGGGTGCGCCGCTCGTCGTGGACGGGCGGGTCCGTATCAACGCCACGCTGAAGAGCGCGGCCGACAGCGACGCCGCCAAGGAGACCGTCACCCGCCTGCGCGACGCGGTGCACGCGGTGCCCGGCGCGGATGCGCTGGTCGGCGGCTACACCGCGCAGCAGTACGACACCCAGAAGACCGCCGAGCAGGACCGCGCCCTCATCGTGCCGGTCGTACTCGTGATCATTCTGGTGATCCTGATCGGGCTCCTCCGCTCGCTGCTCATGCCGCTCCTCCTCGTCGCGACGGTGGCACTCAACTTCCTGGCCACCCTCGGGATCTCGTCCCTGGTCTTCCAGCACGTGTTCGGATTCAGCGGTACGGACTCCTCCGTGCCGTTGTACGGATTCGTCTTCCTGGTCGCCCTCGGGGTCGACTACAACATCTTCCTGATGTCCCGGGTCCGCGAGGAGTCCCTGATCCACGGCACACGGCAGGGCGTGCTGCGCGGGCTGACGACCACCGGCGGGGTCATCACCTCGGCCGGCGTCGTCCTGGCGGCCACCTTCGCGGCCCTGGGCGTGATCCCACTCGCGTTCCTGGTCCAGATCGCGTTCATCGTCGCCTTCGGCGTCCTGCTCGACACCCTGGTCGTCCGCTCGCTCCTGGTGCCCGCCCTGGTCAGGGACATCGGACGCGTCGCGTGGTGGCCGGGCGCACTGAGCCGGGAACCGGAGGCGACAGCGGACCGCAGCGCGCCCTGA
- a CDS encoding geranylgeranyl reductase family protein, with amino-acid sequence MRETKPDRSDDRAVHGSDEEADVIVVGAGPAGSSAAFHLARAGVDVLLLEKAEFPREKVCGDGLTPRAVHQLIRMGVDIKAPGWTRSRGMRWVAGEHQVHIDWPALGRYPDFGLSRSRHDFDDILARHAVAAGARLRNGVKVTRPVTDRAGRITGVGATAGDKQQMVFRAPIVIAADGASARLALGMGLQRDMNRQIATAARRYYRSPERSQEEYLELWADLRFPGSRHYLPGYGWIFPMGDGRVNVGLGALPHRRHGTADLRATLDEWLARTPPDWGLREENAEGPVRSAALPLGFNRHPLYTRGLLLVGDSGGMISPWNGEGIGQAMEAGEVAAESAALALARPPGPGRERVLHGYPVEMNRRWGRYYRLGNAAADIVFSRSGFQPILNRYVMGSPFLLNTLARMLTNLTDKPSHDVIDHVLNTVVRLVPAPKVRRR; translated from the coding sequence GTGCGGGAAACGAAGCCGGACCGGTCGGACGATCGCGCCGTCCACGGCTCGGACGAAGAAGCCGACGTGATCGTGGTGGGGGCGGGCCCCGCGGGCTCGTCCGCGGCCTTCCACCTCGCCCGGGCGGGTGTCGATGTCCTGCTCCTGGAGAAGGCCGAGTTCCCTCGGGAGAAGGTGTGCGGGGACGGCCTGACCCCGCGGGCGGTGCACCAGCTCATCCGGATGGGCGTCGACATCAAGGCTCCGGGATGGACGCGTTCACGCGGGATGCGCTGGGTGGCCGGGGAGCATCAGGTGCACATCGACTGGCCCGCTCTGGGGCGCTATCCGGACTTCGGCCTCTCGCGCAGTCGTCATGACTTCGACGACATCCTGGCCCGCCACGCCGTTGCCGCCGGAGCACGTCTGCGCAACGGGGTGAAGGTGACCCGGCCGGTGACCGACCGGGCCGGCCGCATCACCGGCGTCGGCGCCACGGCCGGGGACAAGCAGCAGATGGTCTTCCGCGCGCCGATCGTCATCGCCGCGGACGGTGCCTCCGCCCGCCTCGCCCTCGGTATGGGCCTGCAGCGGGACATGAACAGGCAGATCGCGACAGCTGCCCGCCGCTACTACCGCAGCCCGGAACGTTCCCAGGAGGAGTACCTGGAGTTGTGGGCGGATCTCCGCTTCCCGGGAAGCCGTCACTACCTGCCCGGGTACGGCTGGATCTTTCCCATGGGGGACGGCCGCGTCAACGTCGGGCTGGGTGCGCTGCCCCACCGGCGGCACGGCACCGCGGACCTGCGGGCCACGCTGGACGAATGGCTGGCCCGCACTCCGCCCGACTGGGGACTGCGTGAGGAGAATGCCGAGGGCCCCGTCCGGAGTGCGGCGCTTCCCCTGGGGTTCAACCGCCACCCGCTGTACACCCGCGGTCTTCTCCTCGTCGGCGACTCCGGAGGCATGATCAGCCCCTGGAACGGGGAGGGCATCGGCCAGGCGATGGAGGCCGGCGAAGTCGCAGCCGAGAGCGCGGCGCTGGCCCTCGCGCGTCCTCCGGGCCCGGGGCGGGAGCGGGTGCTGCACGGCTACCCGGTCGAGATGAACCGCCGCTGGGGCCGTTACTACCGTCTCGGCAACGCGGCCGCCGACATCGTCTTCAGCCGTTCGGGTTTCCAGCCGATCCTCAACCGCTACGTCATGGGATCACCCTTCCTGCTCAACACCTTGGCCCGGATGCTCACGAACCTCACGGACAAGCCCTCGCACGACGTGATCGACCATGTGCTCAACACCGTCGTCCGGCTGGTCCCCGCACCGAAGGTGCGCAGGCGCTGA